A genomic window from Massilia sp. METH4 includes:
- a CDS encoding glycerophosphodiester phosphodiesterase, whose translation MSTRHLSRRGFIALGAAAAGTLLLPRAQAAAARPLVFAHRGASALRPEHTLAAYAKAIADGADFIEPDLVSTKDGVLVARHEAFLAETTDVAGRSEFAGRRVRKTIDGDTHEGWFVEDFTLAELKTLRAIERIPESRPGSARYDGQFQVVTLEEVIDFVAAQSATIGRVIGLVPELKHSTYFASLGLPLEERLVATLAAHEYTRRAPVEIQSFEVANLRMLREKLGKRVNLRLMQLVGVGPVRPSDVAAAGGSLTYAEMCTPAGLRAIAQYADVFSPPTRALIPLKKDGRLDAPTALAGDARAAGLRLETWTFRPENRFLAADFRDGAGEHARNEAGSIAEMRRYLALGLDGFFTDDPALGVKAVAG comes from the coding sequence ATGAGCACCAGACACCTGTCCCGCCGCGGCTTCATCGCCCTGGGTGCCGCCGCGGCCGGCACGTTGCTGCTGCCGCGCGCGCAAGCGGCGGCCGCGCGGCCGCTGGTGTTCGCGCACCGCGGTGCCTCGGCGCTGCGGCCGGAGCATACGCTTGCCGCCTACGCGAAAGCCATTGCGGACGGCGCCGATTTCATCGAGCCGGACCTCGTATCGACGAAGGATGGCGTGCTGGTGGCCCGCCACGAAGCCTTCCTGGCCGAGACGACCGACGTGGCCGGGCGAAGCGAGTTCGCCGGCCGGCGCGTGCGCAAGACGATCGACGGCGACACGCACGAGGGCTGGTTCGTCGAAGACTTCACGCTGGCCGAGCTCAAGACCTTGCGCGCGATCGAGCGCATCCCGGAATCGCGCCCGGGCAGCGCCCGATATGACGGGCAATTCCAGGTGGTCACGCTCGAGGAAGTCATCGACTTCGTGGCCGCCCAGTCGGCGACCATCGGCCGCGTGATCGGCCTGGTACCGGAGCTGAAGCACTCCACGTACTTCGCAAGCCTCGGCCTGCCGCTGGAAGAGCGCCTGGTCGCCACGCTCGCGGCGCACGAATACACGCGCCGCGCCCCGGTCGAGATCCAGTCCTTCGAAGTGGCCAACCTGCGCATGCTGCGCGAAAAGCTGGGCAAGCGCGTCAACCTGCGGCTGATGCAGCTCGTCGGCGTCGGCCCAGTCAGGCCCAGCGACGTGGCAGCTGCGGGCGGCTCGCTCACCTATGCCGAGATGTGCACGCCGGCCGGCCTGCGCGCGATCGCGCAATACGCCGACGTGTTCTCGCCGCCGACGCGCGCGCTGATTCCCCTGAAAAAAGACGGCAGGCTCGATGCCCCCACCGCGCTCGCCGGCGACGCCCGCGCCGCGGGCCTGCGGCTGGAGACGTGGACCTTCCGCCCCGAGAACCGCTTCCTGGCCGCCGACTTCCGCGACGGCGCCGGCGAACACGCGCGCAACGAAGCCGGCTCCATTGCCGAGATGCGGCGCTACCTCGCGCTGGGGCTCGACGGGTTCTTCACCGACGACCCGGCGCTGGGTGTGAAAGCCGTGGCCGGCTGA
- the htpX gene encoding protease HtpX, whose amino-acid sequence MKRIILFIATNLAVMLVLSIVLSLLGIGRPGAGGQLEMGGLLAFSLVVGFTGSIISLLISKPMAKWTTGARVIDAPQNSTEQWLLATVQGLAQRAGIGMPEVAVYDGEPNAFATGAFKNSALVAVSTGLLQSMNREEVEAVLGHEVAHIANGDMVTLTLIQGVVNTFVVFFARIVGFFVDKVLLRNEDSRGPGYMITVFVCEIVFGLLASIIVAWFSRQREFRADAGSARLLGSTAPMQNALARLGGMEPGGLPQNMAASGISGGGGWSALFSTHPPFEERIAALQALRA is encoded by the coding sequence ATGAAACGCATCATCCTGTTTATCGCCACCAACCTCGCCGTGATGTTGGTGTTGTCCATCGTGTTGTCGCTGCTCGGCATCGGCCGTCCCGGCGCGGGCGGACAGCTGGAGATGGGCGGACTGCTGGCGTTTTCGCTGGTGGTCGGCTTCACCGGTTCCATCATCTCGCTGCTGATCTCGAAGCCGATGGCGAAGTGGACGACCGGCGCGCGCGTGATCGACGCGCCGCAGAACTCCACCGAGCAGTGGCTTCTCGCCACCGTGCAGGGCCTGGCGCAGCGCGCCGGCATCGGCATGCCCGAAGTGGCTGTGTATGACGGCGAGCCGAACGCGTTCGCCACGGGCGCCTTCAAGAATTCGGCCCTGGTTGCCGTGTCCACGGGCCTGCTGCAATCGATGAACCGCGAGGAAGTCGAAGCGGTGCTGGGTCACGAGGTGGCACACATCGCCAACGGCGACATGGTCACGCTCACGCTGATCCAGGGCGTGGTCAATACCTTCGTGGTGTTCTTCGCCCGCATCGTCGGCTTTTTTGTCGACAAGGTCTTGCTGCGCAATGAGGACAGCCGCGGCCCGGGCTACATGATCACCGTGTTCGTGTGCGAGATCGTGTTCGGCCTGCTGGCCTCGATCATCGTGGCCTGGTTCTCGCGCCAGCGCGAATTCCGTGCCGACGCCGGCTCGGCGCGCCTGCTGGGCAGCACCGCGCCGATGCAGAATGCGCTGGCCCGCCTGGGCGGCATGGAACCGGGCGGCCTGCCGCAGAACATGGCCGCTTCCGGCATCTCGGGCGGCGGCGGCTGGTCGGCGCTGTTCTCCACCCACCCGCCGTTCGAGGAGCGCATCGCCGCGCTGCAGGCGCTGCGCGCATGA
- the hslO gene encoding Hsp33 family molecular chaperone HslO produces the protein MTQDTLQKFIFENAAVRGELVDISQTWREIQARHQYPVAVKRLLGQMVSAAALLSANLKFNGSIVMQIHGDGPVRLLVVECDSQLRMRATAKLSGDAPIADNAGLTSLLNQTGKGRFVITLDPAEKVPGQQPYQGVVPLDGEDVATVIEHYMLRSEQLDTQLWLAANDDVARGLLLQKLPLHGGKAEANPLTHEEALETWNRAVMLGRTLKEEELLTTTIDVLQKRLFWEETIRVFDPVHPSFHCSCTRDKVGNMLKMLGQAEVEDALAEQGKLGINCDFCGKHYEYDAVDCAQLFASDAPAEALIHPTGAKH, from the coding sequence ATGACCCAGGATACGCTGCAAAAATTCATTTTCGAGAACGCCGCCGTGCGCGGCGAGCTGGTCGACATCTCGCAGACGTGGCGCGAGATCCAGGCTCGCCACCAGTACCCGGTGGCCGTCAAGCGGCTGCTGGGGCAGATGGTGTCCGCCGCCGCCCTGCTGTCGGCCAACCTGAAGTTCAACGGCTCCATCGTGATGCAGATCCACGGTGACGGCCCGGTGCGCCTGCTGGTCGTCGAATGCGATTCGCAGCTGCGCATGCGCGCCACGGCCAAGTTGTCCGGCGACGCGCCGATCGCCGACAACGCGGGCCTGACGTCCCTGCTGAACCAGACGGGCAAGGGCCGCTTCGTCATCACCCTCGACCCGGCCGAGAAGGTGCCGGGCCAGCAACCGTACCAGGGCGTGGTGCCGCTGGACGGCGAGGACGTGGCCACCGTCATCGAGCACTACATGCTGCGCTCCGAGCAGCTCGATACGCAACTGTGGCTGGCCGCGAACGACGACGTGGCGCGCGGCCTGCTGCTGCAAAAACTGCCGCTGCACGGCGGCAAGGCCGAGGCGAATCCCCTTACCCACGAGGAAGCGCTGGAAACGTGGAACCGCGCCGTGATGCTGGGCCGCACCCTGAAGGAAGAGGAGCTGCTGACGACCACGATCGACGTGCTGCAAAAGCGCCTGTTCTGGGAAGAGACGATCCGCGTGTTCGACCCGGTGCACCCGTCCTTCCACTGCAGCTGCACGCGTGACAAGGTGGGCAATATGCTGAAGATGCTGGGCCAGGCCGAAGTCGAGGACGCGCTCGCCGAACAGGGCAAGCTGGGCATCAACTGCGACTTCTGCGGCAAGCACTACGAGTACGACGCCGTCGACTGCGCCCAGCTGTTCGCCAGCGACGCCCCCGCCGAAGCGCTGATCCACCCCACCGGCGCCAAGCACTGA
- a CDS encoding 3',5'-nucleoside bisphosphate phosphatase: MLKVDLHCHSNVSDGVLAPAAVAKYARQSGVDVWALTDHDEVGGIPAARAAAAELGMRFVAGVEISITWSGETVHIVGLNIDENNAALVRGLAATREGRDARGREIGEQLAKAGIPDAYEGALEFVENPALMSRTHFARYLVQQGYCANTAEVFRKYLSEGKPGYVPHRWASLEEAVGWIHGAGGTAVIAHPGRYRFTQLQQGVLFDQFKELGGAAIEVVTGSHTPDQYPVYAQLANAYGFLASRGTDFHAPGEARVDFAALPPLPATVTPVWHDWF; encoded by the coding sequence ATGCTGAAAGTCGACCTGCACTGCCATTCCAATGTTTCCGACGGCGTCCTCGCGCCCGCCGCCGTGGCGAAGTACGCGCGCCAGTCCGGCGTGGACGTCTGGGCGCTGACCGACCACGACGAGGTGGGCGGTATCCCCGCGGCGCGCGCGGCGGCGGCGGAGCTGGGCATGCGCTTCGTGGCGGGCGTGGAAATCTCGATCACCTGGAGTGGCGAGACCGTGCACATCGTGGGCCTGAACATCGACGAAAACAATGCCGCGCTGGTGCGCGGCCTGGCCGCGACGCGCGAGGGGCGCGACGCGCGCGGCCGCGAGATCGGCGAGCAGCTGGCCAAGGCCGGCATTCCCGACGCGTATGAAGGCGCGCTGGAATTCGTCGAGAACCCGGCGCTGATGTCGCGCACCCACTTTGCCCGCTACCTGGTGCAGCAGGGCTATTGCGCCAACACGGCCGAGGTGTTTCGCAAATACCTGTCCGAGGGCAAGCCGGGCTATGTGCCGCACCGCTGGGCCAGCCTGGAAGAAGCGGTGGGGTGGATCCATGGCGCCGGCGGCACCGCCGTCATCGCCCACCCCGGCCGCTACCGTTTCACCCAGTTGCAGCAGGGCGTGCTGTTCGACCAGTTCAAGGAGCTCGGCGGCGCCGCGATCGAAGTGGTGACGGGCAGTCATACGCCCGACCAGTATCCCGTGTACGCCCAGCTGGCCAACGCCTACGGCTTCCTCGCCTCGCGCGGCACCGATTTCCACGCGCCCGGCGAAGCGCGCGTCGACTTTGCCGCGCTGCCGCCGCTTCCTGCCACCGTCACGCCGGTCTGGCACGACTGGTTCTGA
- a CDS encoding alpha/beta hydrolase — translation MTRSRSDFLTIRGLRTHVRHWGPEGAPKIFMLHGWMDVGASFQFVVDHLHGDWHVIAPDWRGFGLTERSGTDTYWFPDYLADLDAILRHYQPEGQVNLVGHSMGGNIAGIYAGVRPERIRRFVNLEGFGLTGAKPEDAPKRYAKWLDELLDPPVMKSYPTQAAVAARLQKTNPRLTDERAAFLVQHWAAPNAAGEWEILGDPVHKQASPLPYHAEDIMACWRRITAPVLWVEAADTNMWLWLGGTEEGRREVDRRMTNIADVTAKMIPDAGHMLHHDEPEMLASMIAQFLA, via the coding sequence ATGACTCGTTCCCGTTCCGACTTCCTCACCATCCGCGGCCTGCGCACCCATGTCCGCCACTGGGGCCCCGAGGGCGCACCCAAGATCTTCATGCTGCACGGCTGGATGGACGTGGGCGCCTCGTTCCAGTTCGTGGTCGACCACCTGCACGGCGACTGGCACGTGATCGCGCCGGACTGGCGCGGCTTCGGCCTGACGGAGCGGTCCGGCACCGACACCTACTGGTTCCCCGACTACCTGGCCGACCTGGATGCGATCCTGCGCCACTACCAGCCGGAGGGCCAGGTGAACCTGGTCGGCCACAGCATGGGCGGCAATATCGCCGGCATCTATGCCGGCGTGCGGCCCGAACGCATCCGCCGCTTCGTCAACCTGGAAGGCTTCGGCCTGACGGGCGCCAAGCCCGAGGACGCGCCGAAGCGCTACGCGAAATGGCTCGATGAATTGCTCGACCCGCCGGTCATGAAAAGCTACCCCACGCAGGCGGCCGTGGCGGCGCGGCTGCAGAAGACCAACCCGCGCCTGACCGACGAGCGCGCCGCCTTCCTGGTGCAGCACTGGGCGGCGCCGAACGCGGCCGGAGAATGGGAAATCCTGGGCGATCCGGTGCACAAGCAGGCCAGCCCGCTGCCTTATCACGCCGAGGACATCATGGCATGCTGGCGCCGCATCACCGCCCCGGTGCTGTGGGTGGAAGCGGCCGACACCAATATGTGGCTGTGGCTGGGCGGTACGGAAGAGGGCAGGCGCGAGGTGGACCGCCGGATGACGAACATCGCCGACGTCACCGCGAAGATGATCCCGGACGCGGGCCACATGCTGCACCATGACGAGCCGGAAATGCTGGCATCGATGATCGCGCAGTTCCTCGCATAA
- a CDS encoding site-2 protease family protein has translation MSDFSQAIQTVAVYAIPVLFAISLHEAAHGYVARYFGDPTAAQLGRLSMNPTRHIDPFGTIILPLILYLTIHMPFGYAKPVPVDYSRLRNPKKQMGFVAAAGPMANFAMGLGWMVWLTLMRRMDVSEPFLVEMAIAGIKVNAIMCVFNLLPVPPLDGGRILTALLPMELARRYARIEQYTPWIFIGLLVAMYFNLLTPLLAAMVGVFIQLLGLLVLPLQLLLNI, from the coding sequence ATGAGTGATTTCAGCCAAGCCATCCAGACCGTCGCGGTGTATGCGATTCCCGTCCTGTTCGCGATTTCGCTGCACGAGGCGGCCCATGGCTATGTGGCCAGGTATTTCGGCGATCCGACCGCCGCCCAGCTGGGCCGGCTGTCGATGAACCCGACCCGGCACATCGACCCGTTCGGCACGATCATCCTGCCGCTGATCCTGTACCTCACCATTCACATGCCGTTCGGCTATGCCAAGCCGGTGCCGGTCGACTACAGCCGGCTGCGCAATCCGAAGAAGCAGATGGGCTTCGTGGCGGCGGCCGGCCCGATGGCCAATTTCGCCATGGGCCTGGGCTGGATGGTCTGGCTCACGCTGATGCGCCGGATGGATGTCTCCGAGCCGTTCCTGGTCGAGATGGCGATCGCCGGCATCAAGGTCAACGCGATCATGTGCGTGTTCAACCTGCTGCCGGTGCCGCCGCTCGATGGCGGCCGCATCCTGACGGCCCTGCTGCCCATGGAGCTGGCGCGGCGCTATGCCCGCATCGAGCAATACACGCCGTGGATCTTCATCGGTTTGCTGGTGGCGATGTATTTCAATCTGCTGACGCCGCTGCTGGCGGCGATGGTGGGCGTCTTCATCCAGCTGCTGGGCTTGCTGGTGCTGCCCTTGCAGTTGCTGCTGAATATATGA
- a CDS encoding TonB-dependent receptor plug domain-containing protein produces the protein MKNQIKAAVVASLALAPLAMAQQVAMAVAAMESGAVANAADAGGEAAAAAAGPIATVEVATRRTRSSVAMKQDEIQKILPGTNPLKALQTLPGVSFQTADPWGNNEQNLSLFVHGFSGQQLGYTMDGVPLGDQQYGNYNGLSPQRAVISENVRGVVLSSGAGDLATASTSNLGGTIEMFSSDPLAERNFAAQQTVGSHKTSRTFLRYDSGKMGDASLYVSALHHEARAWDFQGRQGGDQVNAKFVNDNATGRLTVFFNYSDKIEPNEDSTVHSATEKYQPYTRPFLYPDFQAALNYLSPTGATPAAEGNNYRNYYSDAQREDYLGYVKYDWNINDSTTWSNQVYYHYDDGVGVVAGPIGVAGLPALFAVYYPNQNLKRVFGNSGYATRTTEYRINRTGWLSTLRTEIGDHTIQGGLWFEKNESSAYRRWYALDANNPSSPYDRPENPLITQYGSEIDNKVVQLHLQDEWRVRPDLVLQGGFKSSLQFAKGRMPVQPKLGAIAGGSTALPEGDIDTKKWFLPQLGARWDITGTDQAFVNVQKNMRQFVTYGGGGASPWSLASQSAFDLFKATAKPETSVTFEAGLRTSRSLNAGPLTGFDGQVNVYHVNFKDRLLTISPTPVISAIIGGNPVLANVGNVKTDGIDMSGTFHFGRTFSFYDAISYNRSKYDDNYSNGATLVPTAGKKVPGSPEWMNKFVASVNLGGTEFQLMGDYVGKRQATYTNDLSVSSYFLLGLGISGKLPFLDGGWVKNARYRLNVTNLADRRGDLNVVVGAADKTYNTFPIAPRQGFLTLMADFR, from the coding sequence ATGAAGAATCAGATCAAGGCCGCCGTGGTGGCGAGCCTGGCGCTGGCGCCGCTGGCGATGGCGCAGCAGGTGGCGATGGCGGTGGCGGCGATGGAGAGCGGCGCAGTGGCGAATGCGGCCGATGCGGGCGGCGAGGCGGCGGCGGCAGCGGCCGGGCCGATCGCGACGGTGGAAGTGGCCACGCGCCGCACCCGTTCCTCGGTGGCGATGAAGCAGGATGAAATCCAGAAAATCCTCCCCGGCACCAACCCGCTGAAGGCCTTGCAGACGCTGCCCGGCGTGAGCTTCCAGACCGCGGACCCGTGGGGCAACAACGAGCAGAACCTGTCGCTGTTCGTGCACGGCTTCTCGGGCCAGCAATTGGGCTACACGATGGATGGCGTGCCGCTGGGCGACCAGCAATACGGCAACTACAATGGCCTGTCGCCGCAGCGCGCCGTGATCTCGGAAAACGTGCGCGGTGTCGTGTTGTCGTCGGGCGCCGGCGACCTGGCGACCGCGTCGACCAGCAACCTGGGCGGCACCATCGAAATGTTCTCGTCGGACCCGCTCGCCGAGCGCAACTTCGCCGCCCAGCAGACCGTGGGCAGCCACAAGACCTCGCGCACTTTCCTGCGTTACGACTCGGGAAAAATGGGCGACGCCAGCCTGTACGTCTCCGCCCTGCACCACGAAGCACGGGCCTGGGATTTCCAAGGCCGCCAGGGCGGCGACCAGGTCAACGCCAAGTTCGTCAACGACAACGCCACCGGCCGCCTCACCGTTTTCTTCAACTACAGCGACAAGATCGAGCCGAACGAGGACAGCACGGTCCACTCGGCCACCGAGAAGTACCAGCCATACACGCGCCCCTTCCTGTACCCGGACTTCCAGGCCGCCCTGAACTACCTGTCGCCCACGGGCGCCACGCCGGCAGCGGAAGGCAACAACTACCGCAATTACTACAGCGACGCGCAGCGCGAGGATTACCTGGGCTATGTGAAGTACGACTGGAACATCAATGACAGCACCACGTGGTCGAACCAGGTCTACTATCACTATGACGACGGCGTGGGCGTCGTCGCCGGCCCGATCGGCGTGGCCGGCCTGCCCGCCCTCTTCGCCGTCTACTACCCGAACCAGAACCTGAAGAGGGTGTTCGGCAATTCCGGCTACGCCACGCGCACCACCGAATACCGCATCAACCGCACCGGCTGGCTGTCGACCCTGCGCACCGAAATCGGCGACCACACGATCCAGGGCGGCCTGTGGTTCGAGAAGAACGAGTCCTCGGCCTACCGCCGCTGGTATGCGCTGGACGCGAACAATCCCAGCTCGCCGTATGACCGCCCCGAGAACCCGCTGATCACGCAATACGGCAGCGAGATCGACAACAAGGTCGTGCAGCTGCACCTGCAGGACGAGTGGCGCGTGCGCCCGGACCTGGTGCTGCAGGGCGGCTTCAAGTCCAGCCTGCAGTTCGCCAAGGGACGCATGCCGGTGCAGCCGAAGCTGGGCGCGATCGCCGGCGGTTCCACCGCCCTGCCGGAAGGCGATATCGACACGAAGAAGTGGTTCCTGCCGCAGCTGGGCGCGCGCTGGGACATCACGGGCACCGATCAAGCCTTCGTCAACGTGCAGAAAAACATGCGCCAGTTCGTCACGTACGGCGGCGGTGGCGCCTCGCCATGGAGTCTCGCCAGCCAGTCCGCGTTCGACCTGTTCAAGGCCACGGCGAAGCCGGAAACCTCGGTCACGTTCGAAGCGGGCCTGCGCACCAGCCGCAGCTTGAACGCTGGTCCGTTGACGGGCTTCGACGGCCAGGTCAACGTCTACCACGTGAACTTCAAGGACCGCCTGCTGACGATCAGTCCCACGCCCGTGATCTCGGCGATCATCGGCGGCAATCCGGTGCTGGCCAACGTGGGCAATGTGAAGACGGACGGCATCGACATGTCCGGCACGTTCCACTTCGGCCGCACGTTCTCGTTCTACGACGCGATCTCGTACAACCGCTCGAAGTACGACGACAATTACTCGAACGGCGCCACGCTCGTCCCGACGGCCGGCAAGAAGGTTCCAGGCAGCCCGGAATGGATGAACAAGTTCGTCGCCTCGGTGAACCTCGGTGGCACCGAATTCCAGTTGATGGGCGACTACGTGGGCAAGCGCCAGGCGACCTATACGAACGACCTCTCGGTGAGCAGCTACTTCCTGCTGGGCCTGGGCATCTCCGGCAAGCTGCCCTTCCTGGACGGCGGCTGGGTGAAGAATGCGCGCTACCGCCTGAACGTGACGAACCTGGCGGACCGCCGGGGCGACCTGAACGTCGTCGTGGGCGCGGCGGACAAGACGTACAATACCTTCCCGATCGCTCCGCGCCAGGGCTTCCTCACGTTGATGGCCGACTTCCGATGA
- a CDS encoding methyltransferase domain-containing protein, translated as MSDVVSPWVQRFAPLIPGGEVLDLACGNGRHSRHLVTLGHAVIAVDRRPDALAATAGPGIVTSDIDLEVDGAPWPFGPNRFAGIVVTNYLHRPLLSAMVGSLATNGVLIYETFADGNAAFGKPSNPDFLLKAGELLELARQHGLRVIAFEDGLVNEDGKQALVQRICAVKAEFPREAALLGRIES; from the coding sequence ATGAGCGACGTGGTTTCCCCCTGGGTGCAGCGTTTTGCACCATTGATTCCCGGCGGCGAGGTACTCGACCTTGCATGCGGCAACGGCCGTCATTCCCGCCATCTCGTCACGCTGGGCCACGCGGTGATCGCCGTGGACCGCCGGCCCGATGCGCTGGCCGCGACGGCCGGCCCGGGCATCGTCACCAGCGATATCGACCTGGAAGTCGACGGCGCCCCGTGGCCGTTCGGCCCGAACCGGTTCGCCGGCATCGTGGTCACCAATTACCTGCACCGGCCGCTGCTGTCCGCCATGGTCGGCAGCCTGGCGACCAACGGCGTGCTGATCTATGAAACCTTTGCAGACGGCAATGCGGCGTTTGGCAAGCCGAGCAATCCGGACTTCCTGCTGAAGGCGGGCGAATTGCTCGAACTGGCGCGGCAGCATGGCTTGCGTGTCATCGCGTTCGAGGATGGCCTCGTTAATGAAGACGGGAAACAGGCGCTGGTACAGCGTATCTGCGCCGTGAAGGCGGAGTTCCCCAGGGAGGCCGCGCTGCTGGGCCGTATCGAGAGCTGA
- the dapA gene encoding 4-hydroxy-tetrahydrodipicolinate synthase gives MIKGSIVAIVTPMHADGSLDYDSLNRLIDWHIAEGTDGIVIVGTTGESATVTVEEHCALIKACVDRVAGRIPVIAGSGGNSTAEAIVLTRYAKEAGADATLQVVPYYNRPTQEGMYQHFKAIAEAVDLPVILYNVPGRTVADMSNETVLRLASIKNIIGIKDATGNIGRGLDLLRQVPKEFAVYSGDDPTAMALMLAGGKGNISVTANVAPRAMAEMCAAAMAGDIAKAIDINNKVFPLHQKLFVEPNPVPAKWALAEMGRMPAGIRLPLVPLAPEFHQTVRAALVEAGVLA, from the coding sequence ATGATTAAGGGCAGCATTGTTGCAATCGTGACCCCAATGCATGCGGACGGCAGTCTGGACTATGACAGCCTGAACCGCCTGATCGATTGGCACATTGCCGAGGGCACGGACGGGATCGTGATCGTCGGTACGACCGGTGAATCGGCCACGGTGACCGTGGAAGAACACTGCGCACTGATCAAGGCTTGCGTCGACCGCGTGGCCGGCCGCATTCCCGTGATCGCGGGCAGCGGCGGCAATTCCACGGCCGAGGCAATCGTGCTGACCCGCTATGCGAAGGAAGCGGGCGCGGATGCGACACTGCAAGTAGTGCCCTACTACAACCGTCCGACCCAGGAAGGCATGTACCAGCACTTCAAGGCGATCGCCGAGGCGGTCGACCTGCCGGTAATCCTGTACAACGTGCCGGGCCGCACGGTGGCGGACATGAGCAACGAGACGGTGCTGCGCCTGGCCTCGATCAAGAACATCATCGGCATCAAGGATGCCACCGGCAATATCGGCCGCGGCCTGGACCTGCTGCGCCAGGTGCCGAAGGAATTCGCCGTGTATTCCGGCGACGATCCCACCGCGATGGCGCTGATGCTGGCCGGCGGCAAGGGCAATATCTCCGTGACCGCGAACGTGGCACCACGGGCGATGGCCGAGATGTGCGCGGCCGCGATGGCCGGCGACATCGCCAAGGCCATCGACATCAACAACAAGGTCTTCCCCCTGCACCAGAAACTGTTCGTCGAACCGAACCCGGTACCCGCCAAATGGGCGCTGGCGGAAATGGGCCGCATGCCGGCCGGCATCCGCCTGCCGCTGGTGCCGCTCGCTCCCGAATTCCACCAGACGGTACGCGCCGCGCTGGTGGAGGCGGGCGTGCTGGCGTAA
- a CDS encoding gamma carbonic anhydrase family protein, translating into MTIYQLGEDAPELHPSAFVADSATVIGKVTLAANSSVWYGATLRGDNERITIGENSNVQENTVMHTDMGYPLTIGRDVTIGHQAMLHGCTIGDGALVGIQAVILNGAKIGKGCLVGAGALVTEGKEFPDNVLIIGSPAKAVRELTADDVARLKGAADSYVERAQLYKTNLKKIG; encoded by the coding sequence ATGACGATTTACCAGTTGGGCGAGGATGCGCCCGAGCTGCATCCTTCCGCCTTCGTGGCCGACAGTGCCACGGTGATCGGCAAGGTGACGCTGGCAGCGAACAGTTCCGTGTGGTACGGCGCCACGCTGCGCGGCGACAACGAGCGGATCACGATCGGCGAGAACAGCAACGTGCAGGAAAACACGGTGATGCACACGGACATGGGCTACCCGCTGACGATCGGCCGCGACGTGACGATCGGCCACCAGGCAATGCTGCATGGCTGCACGATCGGCGACGGCGCGCTGGTCGGCATCCAGGCCGTGATCCTGAATGGCGCGAAGATCGGCAAGGGTTGCCTGGTGGGCGCGGGGGCGCTCGTCACGGAAGGCAAGGAGTTTCCGGACAACGTCCTGATCATCGGTTCGCCCGCCAAGGCCGTGCGCGAACTGACGGCGGACGACGTGGCGCGCCTGAAAGGCGCCGCCGACAGCTATGTGGAACGCGCGCAGCTGTACAAGACAAATTTGAAAAAGATTGGATAA
- a CDS encoding L-threonylcarbamoyladenylate synthase, which translates to MSQFFEIHPLNPQGRLIKQAAQIIHGGGVVAVPTDSCYALVCHLDDKAAVERLRRIRGIDEKHHLALLCRDLSEIGVYARVDNKQFRLLKAATPGPFTFILEATREVPRRLSHPSRKTIGLRVPETPIVEALMTELGQPLISSTLILPEETEPLNDPEEINARIGKQLDLIIDGGACSMEMTTVVDLTGSEPELVRLGRGDPAVVGL; encoded by the coding sequence ATGAGTCAATTCTTCGAGATACACCCGCTCAACCCGCAGGGCCGCCTGATCAAGCAGGCGGCCCAGATCATCCACGGCGGCGGCGTCGTCGCCGTGCCCACCGACTCGTGCTATGCGCTGGTCTGCCACCTGGACGACAAGGCGGCCGTCGAGCGCCTGCGCCGCATCCGCGGCATCGACGAGAAACACCACCTGGCGCTGCTGTGCCGCGACCTGTCCGAGATCGGCGTGTATGCGCGGGTGGACAACAAGCAGTTCCGGCTGCTGAAAGCGGCCACGCCGGGGCCGTTCACGTTCATACTGGAAGCCACCCGCGAAGTGCCGCGCCGGTTGTCGCACCCGTCGCGCAAGACCATTGGGCTGCGCGTGCCGGAAACGCCGATCGTGGAAGCGCTGATGACCGAGCTGGGCCAGCCGCTGATTTCCTCCACGCTGATCCTGCCGGAGGAGACGGAGCCGTTGAACGATCCGGAAGAGATCAACGCCCGCATCGGCAAGCAGCTCGACCTGATCATCGATGGCGGAGCGTGCAGCATGGAAATGACGACGGTCGTCGACCTGACGGGTTCCGAGCCGGAACTGGTGCGTCTCGGCCGCGGCGACCCGGCCGTGGTAGGACTGTAA